A stretch of Zetaproteobacteria bacterium DNA encodes these proteins:
- a CDS encoding adenylate/guanylate cyclase domain-containing protein produces MLKRVTEFIERYERWLGMPLVVVMAVVALLLALMQPDFLENIERRTLDERFVLRGPIPHDPHIVVLAIDNASVTEVGRWPWSRDKIAAIVDRVLGQYGAKALGFDIIFSEQQRNPLTEALRMMQQSQQIDPYAAAWLVRHQPLGDVDGALEAVFTKYHDKIAAGYFFYSSDDDAPEAAKRKLEDEMWIASASAFTSDIAKGGAAMIPRIAAIEGNLQRFSSVVDAEGFFNFFPDQDGMVRKVPLMAQRDGLVLPNLGMQTLSIYLDHAPMKVSADVTGVTRVSLGDHIIPTDASGAMLLNHYGPGMTFTHVPAADVLAGRADPSLFKDALVLFGATAIGIFDMRPTPFDEKFPGVENHAAAINNILHDEAIERPAWLEVNELAATFILSLLLGWLVRRRSAIFQSGVIIVVPALIAWGAFYAFTAHHLWVKVTYLILGVLMTTVPTTLLEYVVEAGKRSFITEAFSRYLAPELVESLAKNPDMLQLGGEERVLTAFFSDIASFSTFSEQMTPTQLVAFLNEYLSAMSNIILDRGGTIDKYEGDAVIAFFGAPIPMEDHAYQCTMAALEQQWALKEMRGKWRTAGLPEVNVRIGLNSGPMVVGNMGAESRMNYTMMGDHVNLAARLEGVAKQYRVPILISDNTHAMIADRIFCRFIDRVRVVGRSTPVDLLQPIAEQDRVDPEEVARDERYRKAWELMQQRDFAAALAAFEEMDRHWPPQGPQDGLYQVMIARVRALLQHPPPDDWDGVHNLTSK; encoded by the coding sequence GCTTCGTGTTGCGCGGGCCGATTCCACACGATCCGCACATCGTCGTCCTGGCGATCGACAACGCCTCGGTGACCGAGGTGGGGCGTTGGCCCTGGTCGCGTGACAAGATCGCGGCCATCGTCGACCGCGTGCTCGGTCAGTACGGCGCCAAAGCGCTCGGCTTCGACATCATCTTCTCGGAGCAACAGCGCAACCCGCTGACCGAGGCGCTGCGCATGATGCAGCAGAGTCAGCAGATCGACCCCTACGCCGCGGCGTGGCTCGTCCGGCACCAGCCGCTGGGCGACGTCGACGGGGCGCTGGAGGCGGTCTTCACCAAATACCACGACAAGATCGCCGCCGGCTACTTCTTCTACAGCAGCGACGACGACGCCCCCGAGGCGGCCAAAAGGAAGCTGGAGGACGAGATGTGGATCGCCTCGGCCTCCGCCTTCACTTCCGACATCGCCAAGGGTGGGGCGGCGATGATTCCGCGCATCGCGGCGATCGAGGGCAACCTGCAGCGCTTCTCGTCGGTGGTCGATGCCGAAGGGTTCTTCAACTTCTTCCCCGATCAGGACGGCATGGTGCGCAAGGTGCCGCTGATGGCCCAGCGCGACGGGCTGGTACTGCCCAACCTCGGCATGCAGACCCTCTCCATCTACCTCGATCACGCGCCGATGAAGGTCTCCGCCGATGTAACCGGCGTCACCCGGGTATCGCTCGGCGACCACATCATCCCCACCGATGCCAGCGGCGCCATGCTGCTCAACCACTACGGCCCGGGCATGACCTTCACCCACGTGCCGGCGGCCGACGTGCTGGCCGGGAGGGCCGACCCGTCGCTGTTCAAGGATGCGCTGGTGCTCTTCGGCGCCACCGCCATCGGCATCTTCGACATGCGGCCCACCCCGTTCGACGAGAAGTTCCCCGGGGTGGAGAACCACGCCGCCGCCATCAACAACATCCTGCACGACGAGGCGATCGAACGCCCCGCATGGCTGGAGGTCAACGAGCTGGCCGCCACCTTTATCCTCAGCCTGCTGCTCGGCTGGCTGGTGCGCCGGCGCAGCGCCATCTTCCAGAGCGGCGTGATCATCGTCGTGCCGGCGCTGATCGCATGGGGGGCCTTCTACGCCTTCACCGCCCACCATCTGTGGGTCAAGGTGACCTACCTGATCCTCGGCGTGCTGATGACCACCGTGCCCACCACCCTGCTGGAATATGTGGTCGAGGCGGGCAAGCGTTCCTTCATCACCGAGGCCTTCTCCCGTTATCTGGCCCCCGAACTGGTTGAGAGCCTGGCCAAGAATCCCGACATGCTGCAGCTGGGCGGGGAGGAGCGGGTGCTGACCGCCTTCTTCTCCGACATCGCCTCCTTCTCCACCTTCTCGGAGCAGATGACCCCGACGCAGCTGGTCGCCTTCCTCAACGAGTACCTCTCGGCGATGAGCAACATCATCCTCGATCGCGGCGGCACCATCGACAAGTACGAGGGTGATGCGGTGATCGCCTTCTTCGGCGCCCCGATTCCGATGGAGGATCACGCCTACCAGTGCACCATGGCGGCGCTGGAGCAGCAGTGGGCGCTCAAGGAGATGCGCGGGAAGTGGCGCACCGCGGGGCTGCCGGAGGTCAACGTCCGCATCGGGCTGAACAGCGGCCCGATGGTGGTGGGCAACATGGGGGCGGAGAGCCGCATGAACTACACCATGATGGGCGACCACGTGAACCTGGCCGCCCGGCTGGAGGGGGTGGCCAAGCAATACCGGGTGCCGATCCTGATCAGCGACAACACCCACGCGATGATCGCCGACCGCATCTTCTGCCGCTTCATCGACCGGGTCCGGGTGGTGGGCCGTTCCACCCCGGTGGACCTGTTGCAGCCGATCGCCGAGCAGGACCGGGTCGACCCGGAGGAGGTGGCGCGCGACGAGCGCTACCGGAAGGCATGGGAGCTGATGCAACAACGCGACTTCGCCGCGGCGCTGGCCGCCTTCGAAGAGATGGATCGGCACTGGCCGCCGCAGGGGCCGCAGGACGGCCTCTACCAGGTGATGATCGCACGGGTTCGCGCCCTGCTGCAGCATCCTCCGCCCGACGATTGGGACGGGGTGCACAACCTGACCAGCAAGTAG
- a CDS encoding outer membrane protein assembly factor BamE, producing the protein MVARGGCRRLRGDAGAGALRAVRRMSASLRRLLIAGLSLLPVACIKTPVQQGNVLDAAKVSAIAVGDTRFRVETLLGTPVLEDRLHPNRAVYVQSYEDEATGTLRNRRVVVIYDKSLRVARIIREMGDEGGDRGRAEQ; encoded by the coding sequence ATGGTCGCTCGAGGAGGGTGTCGCCGACTACGTGGCGATGCTGGGGCAGGGGCGTTGCGCGCCGTGCGGCGTATGAGTGCGTCGCTGCGCCGTCTGCTGATCGCGGGGCTGTCGCTGCTGCCCGTTGCCTGCATCAAGACACCGGTGCAGCAGGGCAACGTGCTGGATGCGGCGAAGGTGTCGGCGATCGCGGTCGGCGACACACGCTTTCGTGTGGAGACGCTGCTCGGCACACCCGTGCTCGAGGATCGGCTCCATCCGAACCGGGCGGTCTACGTCCAGTCCTACGAAGATGAGGCGACCGGCACGTTGCGCAACCGCCGGGTGGTGGTGATCTACGACAAGTCGCTGCGCGTGGCCCGCATCATCCGGGAGATGGGCGATGAGGGAGGGGATCGCGGTCGGGCAGAGCAGTAG
- a CDS encoding shikimate kinase gives MREGIAVGQSSSRPGLPVLIGLMGCGKSSIGRRLARALGSPLIDLDDEIVRRAGMTIPELFARDGEAAFRALEQEALTRVLQEPAVIATGGGVVEREANRRLLRQARRPVVWLRASPPFLAARIAGDRNRPLVADGDALTTLQRLAERRDPLYAACADLVIDREGMKKKAIVAEILRRLELEPVGRGG, from the coding sequence ATGAGGGAGGGGATCGCGGTCGGGCAGAGCAGTAGCCGTCCCGGCCTTCCCGTGCTCATCGGCCTGATGGGCTGCGGCAAGAGCAGCATCGGGCGTCGGCTGGCCCGGGCACTCGGCTCTCCGCTGATCGATCTCGACGACGAGATCGTGCGCCGTGCCGGGATGACCATCCCGGAGCTCTTCGCCCGCGATGGGGAAGCCGCGTTTCGTGCGCTGGAGCAGGAGGCGCTGACCCGGGTGCTGCAAGAGCCGGCGGTGATCGCCACCGGCGGCGGGGTGGTCGAGCGAGAGGCCAACCGCCGCCTGTTGCGCCAGGCGCGGCGGCCGGTGGTCTGGCTGAGAGCCTCCCCCCCCTTTCTCGCCGCCCGCATCGCCGGAGACCGCAACCGCCCGCTGGTCGCCGACGGCGATGCGCTAACGACCCTGCAGCGGCTGGCGGAGCGGCGCGATCCGCTCTACGCCGCCTGCGCCGATCTCGTCATCGATCGGGAAGGGATGAAGAAGAAGGCGATCGTCGCGGAGATCCTCCGTCGGCTGGAGCTGGAGCCGGTCGGTCGGGGGGGGTGA
- a CDS encoding deoxyribonuclease IV — protein MKHVGAHVSAAGGVEQAPLNAARIGADAFALFTKNQRQWKAAPLTAASIDAFHANMELTGIDPRHVLPHDSYLINLGHPDPAARQKSRDAFLDELERCRQLGLPLLNFHPGSHLRKISEEECLALIAESINWSLERCDGVTAVIENTAGQGSNLGYRFEHLAEIIARVEDKSRVGVCIDTCHTFTAGYDLRTAEDCRATFDAFDRIVGFGYLRGMHLNGSKAAFGSRVDRHHSLEQGHLGLEVFRFIMNDPRFDDMPLILETIDPEIWPEEIRLLRSLASDGTKRGGKGPVTPPDRPAPAPADGGSPRRSPSSSSLPDR, from the coding sequence ATGAAACACGTAGGAGCCCATGTCAGCGCCGCGGGAGGGGTGGAGCAGGCACCGCTCAACGCCGCCCGGATCGGTGCCGACGCCTTCGCGCTCTTCACCAAGAACCAGCGCCAGTGGAAGGCGGCGCCGCTTACCGCCGCCTCGATCGACGCCTTCCACGCCAACATGGAGCTGACGGGCATCGATCCACGCCACGTGCTGCCGCACGACAGCTACCTGATCAACCTCGGCCACCCCGACCCGGCGGCACGGCAGAAGTCCCGCGACGCCTTCCTCGACGAACTGGAGCGCTGCCGCCAGCTGGGCCTGCCGCTGCTCAACTTTCATCCCGGCAGCCACCTGCGCAAGATCAGCGAGGAGGAGTGCCTGGCGCTGATCGCCGAATCGATCAACTGGTCGCTGGAACGCTGCGACGGCGTCACGGCGGTGATCGAGAACACCGCCGGCCAGGGGAGCAACCTCGGCTACCGCTTCGAGCACCTGGCCGAGATCATCGCACGGGTGGAGGACAAATCACGCGTCGGGGTCTGCATCGACACCTGCCACACCTTCACCGCCGGTTACGACCTGCGCACGGCCGAGGATTGCCGCGCCACCTTCGACGCCTTCGACCGAATCGTCGGCTTCGGCTACCTACGGGGCATGCACCTCAACGGCAGCAAGGCCGCCTTCGGCTCGCGTGTCGACCGCCACCATTCGCTCGAACAGGGGCATCTGGGGCTGGAGGTGTTCCGCTTCATCATGAACGACCCCCGTTTTGACGACATGCCGCTGATCCTGGAGACGATCGATCCGGAGATCTGGCCGGAGGAGATCCGCCTGCTGCGCAGCCTCGCCTCCGACGGAACGAAACGGGGGGGGAAGGGTCCCGTCACCCCCCCCGACCGACCGGCTCCAGCTCCAGCCGACGGAGGATCTCCGCGACGATCGCCTTCTTCTTCATCCCTTCCCGATCGATGA